A window from Cryptomeria japonica chromosome 1, Sugi_1.0, whole genome shotgun sequence encodes these proteins:
- the LOC131069112 gene encoding probable glucan 1,3-beta-glucosidase A, translated as MGISMDRWVQRCSAVVFLVLAFTACSDATGRRALQGRRLANSTQKHLAVNLGGWLNIEGWIKPSLFDGIVDNDLLDGTRIQLKSVKLGTYVVAENGGGDVVAVNRTDPSAWETFRIWRVKAGTYQLRVNNKQFVGAANGGGGIVNAVAATPDAWETFEIIRNPANSSLVHIKVSNGMYMQALSKDQMTADFEGEPGWNDDNAATFDMSIVGRMQGEFQISNGYEPEKAAQVLSEHRSTYITEDDFVFLSNHSINTVRIPVGWWIASDPNPPAPFVGGSLEALDKAFTWALKHSIKVIVDLHAAPGSQNGDEHSGSRDGFIEWTDSKNIETSLSAIDFLAARYGAHDALLGIELLNEPRSPGIDLNNLTSYYSQGYNTVRKHSPTAYVIMCNRIGPADPKELFSMNNGLTNTVVDVHYYNLFDDTTFKNMTVEQNIDYIRNQRATTLQSLVTSNGPLILVGEWVAEWMVENGSKSDYQRFADAQLEVYGEASFGWAYWTLRNVNEHWSFEWMVNNQYIRL; from the exons ATGGGAATTTCCATGGATAGATGGGTTCAGAGATGTTCTGCAGTGGTCTTTCTGGTGCTCGCATTCACAGCCTGCTCAG ATGCGACTGGAAGGAGGGCATTGCAGGGGAGGAGACTTGCAAATAGCACTCAGAAGCATCTGGCTGTAAACTTGGGGGGGTGGCTCAACATTGAAGGATGGATCAAACCCTCGCTCTTTGATGGCATTGTTGACAATGATTTACTG GATGGAACACGGATTCAATTGAAATCTGTGAAATTGGGAACCTATGTAGTTGCAGAAAATGGAGGAGGAGATGTAGTTGCAGTCAACAGGACAGATCCCTCGGCATGGGAGACTTTCAGA ATATGGCGTGTGAAAGCAGGGACGTACCAGCTGAGAGTTAACAATAAACAGTTCGTAGGAGCAGCTAATGGGGGAGGTGGAATTGTGAATGCTGTAGCAGCGACACCTGACGCATGGGAAACATTTGAAATCATAAGAAACCCGGCCAATTCAAGTCTGGTGCACATCAAAGTTTCAAATGGAATGTACATGCAG GCCCTGTCAAAAGATCAGATGACCGCGGACTTCGAAGGGGAGCCTGGATGGAATGATGATAATGCTGCAACCTTCGATATGAGTATTGTTGGGCGGATGCAGGGAGAGTTTCAGATCTCTAATGGCTATGAACCCGAGAAAGCTGCTCAAGTCTTAAGT GAACACAGAAGCACCTACATTACAGAGGATGATTTTGTCTTCCTCTCCAATCACAGCATAAACACAGTGAGAATCCCAGTGGGATGGTGGATTGCAAGTGATCCAAATCCCCCTGCTCCTTTCGTAGGAGGATCTCTCGAGGCACTTGACAAAGCCTTCACTTGGGCTCT GAAGCACAGTATCAAAGTGATCGTCGATCTCCATGCTGCCCCTGGCTCACAAAATGGAGATGAGCACAGTGGAAGTAGAGATGGCTTCATAGAATGGACTGACTCAAAGAACATCGAAACCTCCCTTTCTGCCATTGATTTTCTTGCTGCCAG ATATGGGGCTCATGACGCATTACTGGGCATTGAGCTGCTTAATGAACCGCGATCCCCTGGAATAGATCTGAATAACCTGACCAGTTATTACAGCCAAGGCTACAACACTGTTCGAAAGCATTCTCCCACGGCCTATGTGATAATGTGCAACAGGATCGGCCCTGCAGACCCCAAGGAACTTTTCTCCATGAACAATGGTCTAACCAATACTGTAGTGGATGTACATTATTACAATCTGTTCGATGACACCACATTCAAAAACATGACCGTTGAGCAGAATATTGACTACATCAGGAACCAGAGAGCTACCACTCTGCAGAGCCTTGTTACTTCCAATGGCCCCCTCATTCTTGTTG GGGAATGGGTAGCAGAATGGATGGTAGAAAATGGATCAAAATCTGATTATCAGAGGTTTGCAGATGCACAGCTGGAGGTATATGGAGAGGCCTCATTTGGATGGGCTTATTGGACCCTAAGAAATGTTAATGAGCACTGGAGCTTTGAATGGATGGTGAACAATCAATACATTAGACTGTAA